A stretch of DNA from Candidatus Niyogibacteria bacterium:
ATGCCTTATCAGCCAAAAAATTTTGATTATCTGGCAGGCCTTGAAGGATTTAGCGAAGAATTGCTGAAAAATCATTTTGCCTTGTATCAGGGTTATGTCAATAATTTCAATAAATTTGATGAAATTCTTATGGCGATGGAAAAAGAAGGAAAGTTCGGCATTCCGGAATACGCGGAACTTAACCGGCGGCTGGGCTGGGAATTCAACGGCATGCGCCTCCATGAATTATATTTCGGCAATTTAACCAAAGAAACGGAAGAGAAAATAGATAAAGATTCAGGATTTTACGGGAAAATTGAAAAAGAATGGGGGTCTTATGAAACATGGGAGAAAGATTTTAGGGCAATGGCAGCGATACGCGGCATCGGCTGGGTGATTTTATATTACGATAAAATCGGCGACCGATTATTCAATGTTTGGATCAATGAACATGACACCGGCCATTTTTCCGGCGCGATTCCACTTTTGGTCATTGATATTTTTGAGCATGCTTATCTGGCGGATTATGGAATAAAACGCCAGGGATACATAGACGCGTTTATGAAAGCGATTAATTGGAAATATGTCTTATCGTGTTTTACACATTGGGACGGCAAGGGATTTGAAGGGACGCGATCGGCGGATTTATAGATTTTTGGAAATTTTACCGGGCGCGCTTTCCTGGGGAACAATTTTAGCCGCAGTTTTTTTTTCATGGTTTAAGCCGATTTGGATGGCGGTTTTTATCATTGCTTTTGACGTTTATTGGCTGATTAAAACCGCTTATCTGACGGCGCATCTCCGCGCTAATTGGAAAAAAATGCGGCATAATTTAAAAATTGATTGGCAAAAAAAACTGGAAAATTTAAGGACTGAACATATTTGGCAGATGGTGCTTCTTCCTTTTTATAAGGAAGATATGAAAGTAGTGGAGGATACTTTGGAGAAAATTTTAGAGAGTGCCTGGCCGAAAGAAAGAATGATCGTGGTTCTGGCGACGGAAGCGCGAGCCGGCGGATATGCCGGAAAAACAGCCCGTTGCCTTAAAAAAAAATACGCTTTTCATTTCGGCAAATTTTTAATAACCGTTCATCCGGCCGATCTTTCAGGAGAAATTCCGGGAAAGGGGTCAAATATCGCCTGGGCCGCGAAAAAAGCGAAAGAAGAAATTATTGACGTTTTAAAAATACCTTACGAAAATATTTTAGTTTCCGCTTTTGACGTAGACACTCAAGTTTATCCCCAATATTTTTCCTGTTTGACTTATCATTTTTTGACCGCGGATTATCCTTTTCGTTCTTCTTTTCAGCCCGTGCCTCTTTATAATAATAACATTTGGGAAGTGCCGGCTCTTTCCAGAGTTGTGGCGACATCCGGCAGTTTTTGGCAGATGATGCAGCAAGAGCGGCCCGAACGGCTGGTCAGTTTTTCTTCACATTCTTTGAGTTTTAAGGCATTATTGGAGGCGGGTTATTGGCAAAAGAATATGGTTTCCGAAGATTCACGGATTTTTTGGAATCTTTTTTTTCATTATAACGGCGATTACCGGATAGCGCCGCTTTCTTATCCGGTTTCATTGGACGCCAATGTGGGTGAAAATTT
This window harbors:
- a CDS encoding superoxide dismutase yields the protein MPYQPKNFDYLAGLEGFSEELLKNHFALYQGYVNNFNKFDEILMAMEKEGKFGIPEYAELNRRLGWEFNGMRLHELYFGNLTKETEEKIDKDSGFYGKIEKEWGSYETWEKDFRAMAAIRGIGWVILYYDKIGDRLFNVWINEHDTGHFSGAIPLLVIDIFEHAYLADYGIKRQGYIDAFMKAINWKYVLSCFTHWDGKGFEGTRSADL
- a CDS encoding glycosyltransferase family 2 protein, translating into MSYRVLHIGTARDLKGRDRRIYRFLEILPGALSWGTILAAVFFSWFKPIWMAVFIIAFDVYWLIKTAYLTAHLRANWKKMRHNLKIDWQKKLENLRTEHIWQMVLLPFYKEDMKVVEDTLEKILESAWPKERMIVVLATEARAGGYAGKTARCLKKKYAFHFGKFLITVHPADLSGEIPGKGSNIAWAAKKAKEEIIDVLKIPYENILVSAFDVDTQVYPQYFSCLTYHFLTADYPFRSSFQPVPLYNNNIWEVPALSRVVATSGSFWQMMQQERPERLVSFSSHSLSFKALLEAGYWQKNMVSEDSRIFWNLFFHYNGDYRIAPLSYPVSLDANVGENFWQTIKNIYKQQRRWTWGVENLPYLIFNCFRDKKISWRKKTRMILTQLEGYWSLPTNPLLIFFLGWLPIFLGGQEFNTTLLSYNLPLVTRALMTIAMSGLVVSAIISTSLLPPKPRYLGKSKYIAVVIQWIIIPITIIFFGAIPGLDAQTRLLFGRYMGFWVTPKKRQH